The following proteins come from a genomic window of Brevibacillus antibioticus:
- a CDS encoding GNAT family N-acetyltransferase encodes MEVRIERVVRDDFAEMITLADMTLPDRMNLHELKKYMELFPELIFKATYNGQLIGFSCAGIDMYQTTGWLLFSNVSKEFQGQGIGKRLIETRLQALRQFPTLRTVQVTVSETNASSIRALSAYGFRLAHAEQDYYGPGKHRNLMELSILPVVQPTAASSSWEEKVHTQI; translated from the coding sequence GTGGAAGTGCGGATTGAGCGCGTCGTAAGAGATGATTTTGCGGAAATGATTACGTTGGCGGATATGACATTACCCGATCGAATGAACTTGCATGAGCTGAAAAAGTATATGGAGCTGTTTCCTGAGCTGATTTTCAAGGCGACCTACAACGGCCAGCTCATCGGTTTTAGCTGCGCCGGAATTGATATGTATCAGACGACTGGCTGGCTTCTGTTTAGTAATGTGAGCAAGGAGTTTCAAGGCCAAGGCATCGGCAAGCGGCTAATCGAAACCAGACTGCAAGCTCTGCGCCAGTTTCCGACACTTCGTACCGTGCAGGTTACGGTGAGTGAAACGAACGCATCCTCTATTCGCGCTTTGTCTGCCTATGGCTTCCGTCTAGCTCATGCTGAGCAGGATTACTACGGGCCAGGCAAGCATCGGAATTTGATGGAGTTGTCTATTTTGCCAGTTGTTCAACCGACGGCGGCAAGTTCGAGCTGGGAAGAGAAGGTTCATACACAAATCTAG
- a CDS encoding AraC family transcriptional regulator yields MDTYKRIQDAIDFVEEHLQEEMNITEIASQAHFSAFHFQRLFQAISGFSVQEYIRKRRLSEAALALKQTSDNVLEIAVAYQYQSQEALTRAFEKQFGITPGRYRKENHSLPYLAKMDFLAFRQTIKGEITMNKPNIATLDDICIMGRRFRTSLQDEQHFKDIPGFYDEFGRNQDYLRIPNKAAEDMSYGIACEFEDDGNFSFVIGEVVHHVPDELPEGFISLVLPGGKYAEFKVTGDADLVQNTRRYIYGTWLPQSNYERGKGPDFEVTDVRGSSYPEAMKISIYIPLL; encoded by the coding sequence ATGGACACGTACAAGCGGATTCAGGACGCGATTGATTTTGTGGAAGAGCATCTTCAGGAAGAAATGAACATCACGGAAATTGCTTCTCAGGCGCATTTCTCTGCATTTCATTTTCAACGTCTGTTTCAGGCAATTTCAGGCTTCAGCGTGCAGGAGTACATTCGTAAGCGCAGACTGTCGGAAGCCGCACTTGCGCTAAAACAGACAAGTGACAATGTACTCGAAATTGCGGTAGCTTATCAATACCAGTCGCAGGAAGCATTGACACGCGCTTTTGAGAAGCAGTTCGGGATTACGCCTGGAAGGTATCGCAAAGAAAATCATTCGCTGCCGTATCTAGCCAAGATGGACTTCTTGGCCTTTCGCCAAACGATCAAAGGAGAGATCACGATGAACAAACCAAACATCGCGACATTAGATGACATTTGTATCATGGGGCGCAGGTTCCGGACGAGTTTACAGGATGAGCAGCATTTTAAAGACATTCCAGGCTTTTATGATGAATTCGGCCGTAATCAAGACTATTTGCGGATTCCCAATAAAGCGGCGGAAGATATGTCGTACGGAATTGCCTGCGAATTTGAAGATGATGGGAACTTTTCTTTTGTGATCGGGGAGGTTGTGCATCATGTTCCTGATGAATTGCCTGAAGGTTTTATTTCACTTGTCTTGCCTGGCGGAAAATACGCGGAATTCAAAGTGACGGGTGATGCCGACCTTGTACAAAACACACGTCGCTACATTTACGGAACATGGTTGCCTCAATCGAATTATGAGAGAGGCAAGGGACCGGATTTTGAAGTGACAGACGTGAGAGGTTCGAGCTATCCTGAGGCGATGAAAATATCTATATACATTCCACTTTTATAG
- a CDS encoding class I SAM-dependent methyltransferase — protein MPNHEHIYKTQAEQYDLMISRQPSLLAVIEEIPPIKGQDVIDLGAGSGRLTSVLAPHAKSILAVDASAAMLEVNAEQLTQAGLSNWKTSVADHRNIPADDNSSDVIVAGWTVCYLTSSEVPNNELNLEKIIREMKRVLRPGGTIVIMETMGTGYETPHPPKFLTQYYSLLENKYGFSHKWIRLDYRFADLEEAERQARFFFGDDLADRVVVEKLVTLPECAGVWWLAV, from the coding sequence ATGCCAAACCACGAACACATTTATAAAACTCAAGCGGAACAGTACGATTTGATGATTTCCAGACAACCAAGTCTGCTCGCAGTCATCGAAGAAATCCCCCCTATCAAAGGACAGGACGTAATCGATCTGGGAGCTGGCTCTGGAAGACTCACCTCTGTGCTTGCCCCTCATGCCAAGTCCATTCTTGCTGTCGATGCTTCCGCTGCCATGCTCGAAGTGAATGCAGAACAGCTGACGCAAGCCGGTCTTTCCAATTGGAAAACCAGCGTAGCGGATCATCGAAATATTCCCGCGGACGATAACAGTTCGGATGTCATCGTAGCAGGGTGGACTGTTTGTTACCTCACCAGTTCTGAAGTTCCCAACAACGAGCTCAATCTTGAAAAGATCATTCGGGAGATGAAACGCGTGCTTCGTCCTGGTGGCACGATCGTCATCATGGAGACGATGGGGACCGGATATGAAACACCTCATCCACCCAAATTTCTTACACAGTATTATTCCTTGTTAGAAAACAAATACGGCTTCTCTCACAAATGGATTCGCTTGGACTACCGATTTGCAGACTTGGAAGAAGCAGAACGGCAAGCAAGATTTTTCTTTGGGGATGATCTTGCGGACAGAGTCGTTGTGGAGAAGCTGGTGACTTTGCCGGAATGCGCGGGGGTTTGGTGGCTGGCGGTATGA
- a CDS encoding LacI family DNA-binding transcriptional regulator, whose product MANIREIAKLAGVSVSTVSRVLNNHPYVNEKKRAEILKIIEEQNYVQNSNAVHLSTGKTMVIGVTLPLVNNQYYSSIIEGIAAEAVQHHYKLMVCQTNNNPEQERSVLHLLKNKKIDGLIMCSRSSSCETLNEYAGYGPIITCEANDTTSVSSVHIDHYQTFLIGMEYLIKKGHRRIGYCIGRKNSFNSQHRKRAYYEKLRSIDVTPSPKWSFEECLTIQDGKDVVGKLLQTEERPTAMIVSCNHIAAGIIKEASRLGIRVPEDLAVVGCDDQPIGELLEITTVSSSSTLMGKYGFEMLHERIWTQQLDGKKEEKELSPELVERLTT is encoded by the coding sequence GTGGCTAACATAAGAGAAATCGCGAAATTGGCGGGTGTATCCGTATCAACCGTTTCCCGTGTGCTTAACAACCATCCGTACGTGAACGAGAAAAAACGCGCGGAGATTCTCAAGATTATTGAAGAACAAAATTATGTTCAAAACAGTAATGCGGTCCACCTCTCTACCGGAAAAACGATGGTCATCGGTGTGACATTGCCTCTCGTCAACAACCAATACTACAGCTCCATTATCGAAGGGATTGCGGCAGAAGCAGTCCAGCATCATTACAAGCTGATGGTGTGCCAAACGAATAACAACCCCGAGCAAGAACGCAGTGTTTTACACTTGCTCAAAAATAAAAAAATCGACGGGCTCATCATGTGCTCCAGATCCAGCTCTTGCGAAACGCTCAACGAATATGCAGGTTACGGACCTATCATCACGTGTGAAGCAAATGATACCACCTCTGTTTCGAGTGTTCATATCGACCACTATCAAACGTTTCTGATCGGGATGGAGTATCTGATCAAGAAGGGGCATCGCCGGATCGGGTATTGCATCGGCAGAAAAAACAGCTTTAACAGTCAACATCGCAAACGTGCCTATTACGAAAAGCTGCGTTCGATTGACGTGACACCCTCTCCTAAGTGGTCATTTGAAGAGTGTTTAACGATCCAGGACGGCAAGGATGTCGTGGGGAAATTGCTGCAAACAGAAGAGCGGCCGACAGCTATGATCGTATCGTGCAATCATATAGCGGCAGGAATCATCAAAGAGGCGAGCAGATTGGGGATTCGCGTACCGGAAGACTTAGCCGTAGTCGGTTGCGATGATCAGCCAATCGGAGAATTACTAGAGATCACCACCGTATCTAGCTCCAGTACGCTGATGGGAAAATACGGATTTGAGATGCTGCATGAGCGGATTTGGACACAGCAGCTGGATGGGAAAAAGGAAGAGAAGGAGCTGTCGCCCGAATTGGTAGAGCGACTGACGACGTAA
- a CDS encoding YczE/YyaS/YitT family protein, producing MIRLKFEYLLFIVGLLILALGINMMTTITSFGLSPYDSLFIALYQNFGISIGFWMLAINLTFVIIVLFMDRSYITVGAILVMLLISLFVDLIGSIDALMATIRSLPPLLTMALGNICIGSGIGLYVCTQVCTAPQEAFVLVMSKRLKWTFRRTEILLACMFLSASFLLDGPIYYGTVVLSFTTGYIIQAAINVGNKMLRLVNQTKGAEAK from the coding sequence GTGATTCGCTTAAAATTTGAATATCTCTTGTTTATCGTAGGCTTATTGATTTTGGCGCTCGGGATCAATATGATGACGACCATTACTTCCTTTGGTCTTAGCCCGTATGATTCTCTGTTTATTGCCCTGTATCAAAACTTCGGAATATCGATTGGCTTCTGGATGCTTGCCATTAACCTGACCTTTGTCATCATCGTCCTTTTCATGGATCGCAGTTACATTACTGTCGGTGCCATTTTGGTCATGCTGCTGATCTCCCTCTTTGTTGATTTGATCGGGTCTATCGATGCGCTCATGGCTACTATCCGTTCATTGCCGCCGCTTCTGACCATGGCACTCGGAAACATTTGCATCGGCAGCGGTATCGGGTTGTATGTGTGTACGCAAGTGTGCACAGCTCCCCAAGAGGCCTTTGTACTGGTTATGTCGAAAAGATTAAAGTGGACATTTAGACGCACAGAAATTTTGCTGGCGTGCATGTTTCTTAGCGCAAGCTTCCTGTTAGATGGCCCGATTTATTACGGAACAGTCGTGCTGTCGTTTACGACTGGCTACATTATTCAAGCAGCAATCAACGTCGGGAATAAGATGCTACGTCTCGTCAATCAAACGAAGGGGGCGGAGGCAAAATAG